Part of the Amia ocellicauda isolate fAmiCal2 unplaced genomic scaffold, fAmiCal2.hap1 HAP1_SCAFFOLD_127, whole genome shotgun sequence genome, ataataaaatgtacGTTGTACAGTCAACACAAGGTAAGTAGCAGGTGActcaaagaaaaacacatgtagTCAGCCCAAATGTTTGATCCAGGTCCAAATTATGAAGCCCACAAAAACCAGGGCATCTGAGGTTCCTGCTAAGTCAAACTCTAGACGAGGGAGAAAGAAGTGGATTTCCAAGTTCAATGCGAGACGGGGGGGATACACAAGGAGAGAAGGCCAAGCTCGGAAGCAGATTGTCCGAGTCACACTTGCTGACCTCGGGAGTATCCATTACAGGGTCACTTACAAGGGCTTTGCAGAAGGAACAGGCCAGAACCCTCACAGTTCAGGAAATCACCCATCTCTGGAAAAGACCAAAAGTGCAACAGTTGTGGGACCCCCTCCGAAACAACAGCCCATTCAACTAAATCAACCATTAGCCCCAAAAGAGCCCATTTCTCCATGCACTACTCTTCACATTAATGATGCTGCTTTTAATGGCAAACAGGAATCTTTAAAGATTGAACCGGTAATTATCTGTACTTCATTTATGTTCCTCTATGTACTACATGCTTCCTGTGGGTCTGGCCGCTCAACAGGATAACATTCCCTGTAAACAGatcgtgtttgtttttataaggtGAAAAGGAGTAGCTTAATTTAGAGCTCAAACTACTCTAGAAATATATGGCCAACCAAGGCTTACAGGTAGGAGGTTAGTTCTACACTTCATAAACACCAGTTCAAGGTCTGCTCAAAATACAAGGCACTTTATTATTTGATCataaaggtcaaaggtcagccTGTGAATCTTTACTGTATTAAGCTGCGGGTTTGTTTGCTTGCCTGTGGGTTGGCAGGCATCCTGTCCTCTCTCTATGTCCTTGTATAGCTGGTCAATGAAGGCATCCAACTGCTCCCTCTGCTGGGCAGGCAGCTCCAGTGCATCACAGCCGTGGACCCACTGACTGAGAGAACTGAGAAACCAAGACGGCAAACTTTCAGATGAGtcatacatttcacaaagtcatACATTCACTCTAGGATTGAAGCACCATCTTCTCAATCAAAGAACGGATTTTAATTAGTACAGCGGTCTCTCCATTAATAACTCTTAAAGCCTATCCCAAAAAAGCAGGTTGTCTTTCTTCACAGACATCAGTCACGTCCTGTGTATTATCAGAGTATATTCATTTTGTCGTCTGTCAGCTCAACATCATCAATAATCAGCATCCTTGCTACTCAACACAGAAGGCATATTAGCAGTTCCATTTgattaaatactgattaatgAGTAACAAAGACCTAATTAAGACAGATACATTTTGTTCTCTCCTTTACACTAGATGCACCCCCATTGCTAATTTGCAAAAGTCTTACAGTCAAATGAGGTATTTAGTTTGCACATTTACATATATGGCACTGGTAGAATGGACTGTGtggagggggaaaaacaaaagcagatatTCTCCTGTCTTTACCTGGTCCCGATGCCTTGGCCGTTTGCTCCCACTAAGGCAAAGAGTGACCGGAAGCCTTCAGGTGTGAACCACTGCAAGAGAAAGGAAACTGGCTGAACGAACAAGAGACATGGAACTGAGCAGCTACCACACAGACGAGAATAACGTCAACTCCCACTGAGGCCTCTGCTCACACGTACAATTCAAaagatacagtgggggaaaaaagtatttgatcccctgctgattttgtacgtttgcccactgacaaagaaatgatcagtctataattttaatggtaggtgtattttaacagtgagagacagaataacaacaaaaaaatccagaaaaacgcatttcaaaaaagttataatttgatttgcatgttaatgagggaaataagtatttgaccccttcgacttggtggcaaaacccttgttggcaatcacagaggtcagacgtttcttgtagttggccaccaggtttgcacacatctcaggagggattttgtcacactcctctttgcagatcctctccaagtcattaaggttttgaggctgacgtttggcaactcgaaccttcagctccctccacagattttctgtgggattaaggtctggagactggctagggcactccaggaccttaatgtgcttcttcttgagccactcctgtgttgccttggctgtgtgatttgggtcattgtcatgctggaatacccatccaagacccattttcaatgccctggctgagggaaggaggttctcacccaagatttgacggtacatggccccgtccatcgtccctttgatgcactgcagttgtcctgtcaccttagcagaaaaacatccccaaagcataatgttttcacctccatgtttgacagtggggatggtgttcttggggtcattcctcctcctccaaacacagcgagttgagttgatgccaaagacctctattttggtctcatctgaccacaacactttcacccagttctcctctgaatcattcagatgttggaaaacttcagacgggcctgtacatgtgctttcttgagcagggggaccttgcgggcgctgcaggatttcagtccttcacgggatagtgtgttaccaattgtttttttggtgactatggccccagctgccttgagatcattaacaagatcctcctgtgtagttctgggctgattcctcaccgttctcatgatcattgaaactccacgaggtgagatcttgcatggagccccagaccgagggagactgacagttattttgtgtttcttccatttgcgaataatcgcaccaactgttgtcaccttctcaccaagctgcttggcgatggtcttgtagcccattccagccttgtgtaggtctacaatcttgtccctgacatccttggacagctctttggtcttggccatggtggagagtttggaatctgattaattgattgcttGGTTTCAACCCCGTAATAACTGGGTGCTGGGTAGGGTcctctataattctgtgtttcgaCCATGTTAAAAAAGTGGCCGCTCAATTTAATGGTTAGGAAGTTGAACGAGTCtatgtaccaaaacttagcaaattgaggaccaaaaaacattggtcaaaatggtttaatagaggtatgcaaaaaaatatcaagagaaaaacaatgttgtatagcgcatacaaaagggacggagattaaacaaaatacatagaatatgttgagctgcaaggaGACCTTAAGAAACgggtcaggaaagcaaagagggaaatagaaagaaacatagctcttggaactaaaactaatgcaaagagcttttcaaTACTAacacagcaagaggtcaataaagtaggaagtgaaacagataaagggcaaaaattgaagtatcttggaaaatgaataagatgtggcaaatgttttttggaggtttttacaaagaaaaaaaaacagataacatgccacaggttaacaaccagtccagtcaaatcctaagagagattaGGGTAAAGgatgaggaggtactaaagggactagcagaattaaaaacaaacaaatcacctgggccagatggtatatttccaacagtacttaaagaaattagggaaattatttataggcctctaactcaaatattccaaatgacacttcaaacaggggatgtgccaactgactggaagacagcaaatgtcataccaatccacaaaaaaggggacaaaactgagccaggaaattacagaccaatcagtctcacctgcatcacctgtaaaatattggaaaaaatgatttgacagaaaatagaggagcatcttaatgaaatccatattcttggagatagtcaacatgggtttagatgaggcagatcatgttatactaatttattagaattttttgaacatgcaactgcagctgtagatcacatgaaagcatatgatatgatatacttagattttcaaaaagcatttgataaggttccacaccaaagactgagcctcaaattggaagctgtaggcattcagggtaatgtaagtagatggattatgaactggttgatgtataggaagcagagggtgtcgattagaggagttgcttctaactggagtgaggttgttagttcAGTTCCACTgtgatcagtactagggcctgtgctttttctaatctatattaatagaAATTTTGACAGACCAAGGTACACCGTTCATGTCCAAGGTAATGAAAGATGTGTGCCATCTTCTCCGAATTAAAAGTCTTCACACTTCTGTTTACCATTAACAGACGGACGGGCTAGTGGAGCGGTTTAACAAAACGTTAAAAAGCATGCTGAGGAGGACGATGGAAAGGGATGGGCGTAACTGGGATCAACTGCTCCCTTTTCTCATATTCACCATCTGGGAAGTACCCCAAGCTTTTTATTTCCCACAGACCGCGAGGCCTCCTCGACATCACAAAAGAAAACTGGGAACAGCAACCCTGCCCAGGGAAGGTCGCTATCACAGAGGAGGTAAGGAAAATGCTTGAGCTTGGTGTCATTGAAGAATCCCATAGTGTTTGGTCCAGCCCAATAGTGATCGTCCCGAAACCAGATGGGACTCTTTGTTTTTTGCAACGACTTCAGAAAGTTGAATGAGCTATCCAACTTTGATGCCTACCCCATGCCCCGCATTGATGAGATGATTGAGCGACTGGGTACAGCTCACGTCATCAGCACCCTAGATCTCACAAAGGGTTATTGGCAGTTTCCATTGACACAAGCAGCCAAGGAAAAGACTGCATCTGCCACGCCGGAGGGCTTGTATCAGTATACTGTGCTTCCGTTTGGACTCCATGGGGCCCCAGCTACTTTTGAACGCATGATGGACCGCATTCTCAGACCCCACCAAGCCTATGCTGCAACCTATCTCGATGTCATAATCCACAGTCACACCTGGGACGATCACCTGTCTCATCTTTGAGCAGTTGTCAACGCCCTCTGACTTGCTGGCCTCACAGCTAACCCAAAAAAATGTACTCTTGCAGTCAGTGAAGCACAATATTTAGGCTCCACCATAGGCAGAGGTCTTATCAAACCCTAGGAGAACAAAGTGGCAGCTGTTCAACCTTGGCCTCAACCCCCGGACAAAGAAACGGGTACGTGCGTTTCTTGGCCTCACCAGCTATTACAGGCGCTTCATTCCGGTCTGGGTGGGGGACGGGTGAATGAGGCACAGCTGGGCGCAGATGGCCTCTACCAAATGGCTCGTGTCCGGCCACTGGGCTGGCCCGGTGTTCTCGCCCACCATGCACCTGCAACCAGGTAAGAGATCTGTGTTAGGAAGCATCCTTCACACCTCACAGTCACTACTTACAGGCACATACTCGTATTCGTCTGCTTCTCGGCAGTGATTTAAAACGTGTCTGTATATCACACCTCTTCAAGCTGTCCACTCCCGGAGCGACTGAAGACCTCCTCCCAGCTTTGAAGCGCCCCCGAGTCAGCCTGTCCTTGCGGCGGGCCGGGTACACGAGGCGCTGCTTGTCTCCCTCGGGGAGCTGCTGCCACAGGTGTACCAGCTCCGCCACCTGGCGATTGGTCAGGAATGCCTGGGCTCTCAGGTCCACCAGACAACTGCCCAACTGCTGGACGTGCTGGAGCCCAGGAACGCCATCAGGGCCGCACGATTCctgaaacaacagaatacagacGACAGTCAGTTACAGGACCATGTTCTGGCAATAGCTATCATTCCAGGGTTTTGTGCACTACAATGTAAGAGACGAGCTGAGCGCCATCACTGCCTCCTCACCTCGGGATTAGCAACAGGGGGGGCGTCTCCTGCAGCGCAGGGGTGCTCCATCTCGGGAGACGGGGGCAGTCGGGCCATCGACCGCGCAGGAGACGGGGGCAGTCGGGCCGTCGACCGCGCAGGAGACAGGGGCAGTCGGGCGGGAGACGTGGGCAGTCGGGCGGGAGACGTGGGCAGTCGGGCTGGAGACGGGGCGACGGGGTTGGAGATGGTGGGGTCATCGTCCTCCTCAAAGCCCTCGTCGTCACTCTCCTCCCTGTCTGAGTCTTGGCCAGCTGCCTCGTCCGGGACGTCGGGGTCGCTGTGCACACGTTGGAGCTCTTTCCCTGTCTGTGAGTACAGGTACTCGATCCCGATGagctccccttcaacacaatCATAACAGAAGCATGGGTTCAccgcttttattattttcataacgCTGCTAAAGAGCACCTTACAAATCAACCCCCCACACTGACACGCTCACTGACCTGATCCACTGGGTTCAAAAAGCATCACAGAATCTGGCGTCTTTATTTGCGGTGCAGCTGGCACTAACCTGGGATGAAAAGGGCCAGGTGGAGGTGGAAAGACTCCAAGGAGGTCGATCCACGGGCGCAGCGGTATACTGGCAGCAGCACACCCCCCTTCCGCAGCTGCCCTGTCTGGGTATACAGCTGCACCCCCTCGGGGTCCTGAATGCAGGCGAGGTGGGGCCGCTATGCCTTCCAGATGGCCTGGATCCGCTTGTGGTCCAGCAGCAGCACGCCCATGGTGTCCAGCCCCCTCCTGCTGTCAAAAATGTCCAGCAGCTCCTGGATGAGCCGCTCCGTCTCCTGTGCCCCTCGGCCCCCTTCGACCGTCCAGCCACAGAGCAGCAGTCCCAGTCCACATACAGGATCTGAGGGGGAGCCTCTCCGGCCAAGCCGTACCACTCCACCAGCCCGGCAGCCATGGGCTGCAGCCCCTCACCCTCTCCGCACGTTAGCACCGAGTTCAGGACCTGCCCGAACTCGTTGCCGACGTTGGTGGCCCACGATGCCGTGCCAGCGGCTGCTCCTGTGAGCTTCCTGGtcaactgaaaaatgtatgagACACATTAAGTTATTAGGTCTTTAATTGTAATGCGTTCAGCTGAGCGGCACCACGATGCACCAAGCGGCCGCTGAGACAGCAGCACAAAAAATCTGACTGACGATACTCACCTTCTTTGTCGAGTCCAGTTTTAAAATGGACCCGAACACAGACGTGACCAGGGCCTTTACCTCGGCCAGCCGCTCCAGCACGTCGAGGTCGTACACTGCCAGCAGCCACTTGGGTCCAGGCACCGGTGGCATGGGTGGCGGCGGCCGGAAGCTCGGGACTACAGGTGCAGAGGTCACAAAGGGCTCGCAGTCTGCGAGGTACCGCAGGGTTTTATGCTGCCACGCCTCGCTGTGCTCCTCCTGCAGCTGTTTGCACAGCCGGGTGGCGCTGTTCCCCAGGGTGTGCTCCCTCATGAGACTCAGCACCGTGTAGTCGCAGGACAGCCTGCCCAAGACACAGCAGTACAGCAGTTAGAGTTCAGGAAACATTTCGgctgagagggagggggggagggaaaGCACAGACGCTGTGTGGTGAATTGTCTCCATACGGGTAGGTGAGGATGGCTGGGAACTGGCTCCAATGAGCCACATCCAGCTGCTGCAGCACATCTCCGGACCAGCCTGCGTACTTCTTTGAGCACCGGCGGCACTCCAGGTACTCCGTGACCATATCGTACCAGCCTTTGATGCTCAGCACTTGGCGCGCCATCTTGTACAGCCCCGCCCCCGTGAGCCTGTGTCCCTCACACTGGGGCTGGATGCAGGTGAGCTTCACAGCCCACATGCGGTAGGGCATCCACAGGAACAGCGGCCGAGCGAAGTGCAGGCTGGGAGAGGCCGGGGGCTGCCGATACACCGGGCAGGGCTGGGGAGGGAACCACCACAGACGCAGGTCCGAGGTCAGCACCAGCTTCCCAAACCTGCTCCTAGTGAACAGGGCCTTGGAGACCCACTGCAGCTGCTCAGCGGGCAGCATCTGCTTCCAGCCCTCAGGAAGCAGGACCTGCAGAaacacagggacagacagacagacagacagacagacagtgacagGAGTTGCCAGGACACTACGGATACTGCACCCAGatttaacaaacacacaaagacatactcacacacacacacacacacaccactcttACCCCCACCAGGCTGCTCCGCTGAACCGAGTGGTGTCGGCTGCTGAGCTGAGCTAGCCATGGCCGCTGCCCCCGGCTCCTGCACTGAAGACACTAGAGATAAAACGGGAGATTCAAAATCTCGCAACAACAGAGATGTAACTAATGGTGAAATTATCCAAATCTATGTTAATGCCAAGGTGACTAGGTCTATGAAGCCTTATCATTCAATCAACCATGTTACTGTGCCACTACATCATATCACACCATGCCACTACATCACACCATGCCACTACACTATATCACAGCGTGCCACTCCACATGCACAGCACACACGGTGAGGATGCAGCGCATAGCAAACATGCAGCTCAGCTCATAAAGCCAGGGGTCACAGATACTTGGGGGTGTCGAGGCAGGGCAGACGAGGTGGCTGTAAAGCGATATGTAGCTAAAGCACCGTGGGGACCCCGGGTCCATCTCACTTACCTTACACTGGGAGATCCATCCATCTTAAGctaacaaaatacaacaatacaaGTTAGTTTGTgccaaatactgttttattgtttgaagtattttacatttaacaaataaaaacaattcaaatttttaatacttatgattaaaaactttttttaaaatacaattcttaagatcacttaaaattttttaaatctttgtgatttaacgaaaaacaaaatacttaacttcaaataaacaagtgcacaaaacaacaaaacaaacgtgattaaagcaaaactgctaccaacataagagtcaaatacattgaaaataactgaaaatgcactggacaaaataaagaaacaattaaaaaggtaaaaataaaaaacaaacaaaaaaggtccaatgcatttaaaattaaatccaaaacggacaatgtatttgacaaaaaaataaaacaaaactaaaccaaaaaaaccctaaacaattagtgatttaaaaacaactaaatctttaaaaacagttaagattTACTttcaaaagtcattttaaaaataatcattcattaaatggttaaaaaatcttggactcgggctccagcagggggaactgaccgtccccggaggtgggtcccatcatgggatcctaagctcccccagatcttgtatatgccagttcttataggcttcctccttgcccctctgatggacctccagattgacgtagtctctcactagcaccatgcccctccgcgcgatgacaatcgggtccagctcctgcttattgaatagacagatattacgtccctcccacagggcctgcttcactgcgcagacgacacgccaccagcacctcagggtggaagatgttaatcccctggcaggaccgtataagatctgctgggcggtcgcccgcgcaggaacggcaaacctgtggaggaacggagaaaacaggagccagaccctgtaggcggaggggcaatctctaaagatgtgagcctccgtctccttccccaggcaacccttataggggcaggtgtcataaggagctatgccccttctgtgcatgaacactcgggtggggagacaccgactcacggccatccaggagacatctttctgcgtattcgtgaggcaaacgtgcgtagcgttagcccagataaaccggcaggtttcgggagggaaatcttctatccggctggtctcctgggtagatctcatctggctacagatggtcttataatcccaggaggccagcacgactttatggaggcctacttcgagcgcaaaggctcggagcgccctgtagaacggcgggggatcccacgagtgcggcctggtattatccatggcgcagaggccgaatggtctcaggctgctggcaaaataaaagcggttcatgaaactcactttcttgccagcagcctggatgttcttgaccacataggccagcccctgcgcctttatcagcggcacaacgtccgggacccccctgcctccatccagggtacccttcaccatctgcactcttttcagcctctccattttgctcccccagacaaaccgaaatataattcgggtcactagttttgcgatgaccttgtctggggggaagatcattcctacgtagaggagtatcgggaagaggatggcctttacgaccagcaccttaccagccatcgtcaaggtccttctgctccagccgtggatcttcttttggaccttagatatggcctcctcccagctccgggtgcccgtgttggtcccgtcgatcgtgatccccagaaccttgatagacggcttcacagggaacacggtcggcgggccccggccgacaggccatgccctggagaggtagacctcgctcttggccttgttcacagcggcccccgtcgccctgcagaagccgtccagcagttcctcgaccctggccacggacggagcgtccgtgcagaccacgg contains:
- the LOC136722123 gene encoding uncharacterized protein LOC136722123; this translates as MPPVPGPKWLLAVYDLDVLERLAEVKALVTSVFGSILKLDSTKKLTRKLTGAAAGTASWATNVGNEFGQVLNSVLTCGEGEGLQPMAAGLVEWYGLAGEAPPQILYVDWDCCSDPEGVQLYTQTGQLRKGGVLLPVYRCARGSTSLESFHLHLALFIPGELIGIEYLYSQTGKELQRVHSDPDVPDEAAGQDSDREESDDEGFEEDDDPTISNPVAPSPARLPTSPARLPTSPARLPLSPARSTARLPPSPARSMARLPPSPEMEHPCAAGDAPPVANPEESCGPDGVPGLQHVQQLGSCLVDLRAQAFLTNRQVAELVHLWQQLPEGDKQRLVYPARRKDRLTRGRFKAGRRSSVAPGVDSLKRCMVGENTGPAQWPDTSHLVEAICAQLCLIHPSPTQTGMKRL